A DNA window from Helianthus annuus cultivar XRQ/B chromosome 15, HanXRQr2.0-SUNRISE, whole genome shotgun sequence contains the following coding sequences:
- the LOC110913396 gene encoding zinc finger MYM-type protein 1-like, whose translation MAPKQPSGWQKRQKRKRQDELVKSQKGAMQKFLTPIPPIVDVEKPQEHVEVEREHDEVEQEQDRVEVEDEEHVEKQQEQEHVEEQQQEEHVDYIFDPRRWEGLNADEIKLLVAKGPKRDTSIEFGPYDKFNRRFSSTIYTRTLSNLEKCDREWLVYSKELDKMFCFCCKVFRNGAPKGRLGGVGFDDWHHATGRVREHEVSLDHLINMKKWFDLRKRLKSDNTIDKFQYEQFKKEADYWKQVLFRIIALIKFLAKHNLAFRGNKEKLYEKGNGNFLGLVEMLEEFDPVIKEHVRRITSDDIHVHYLEHKIQNEIILMLADEIKKELIKNIKEAKYYSIILDCTPDSSHKEQMTIIVRYVKFSSNSVIVEESFLGFLNANDTTGKGLFDVTYAELQNLGLEIDDMRGQGYDNGANMKGSHQGVQTRFLKENPRAFYTPCGSHSLNLTLCDMAYSCVKGKSFFGHIQRIYTIFANSINRWQILKDNVKNWSLKSLSQTRWESRFESVKAIKLQLDDVREALLEVGETDSDAAIAEEALALAENQLSGFDFLVSIVIWYEVLNRVNIVSKKLQAKDMHLEIAIQEINNLIEYFKDYRETGFLKAIEEATEIASDMEIDPIFKEKRKIKRKKRKDETSSSEEVAFTVEENFRVNFFLYIVDQAIASLEKRFEQFKWYEGLFGFLFPRTLRIIKDEDLKSSCHRLENALRFKEKSDIDGEALYTELNLFRDSLTNKFSSPVDVLEYMKEDGYSPEACIAYRILLTIPVTVASAERSFSKLKLLKSYLRSSMSQ comes from the exons ATGGCTCCTAAACAACCATCCGGATGGCAAAAACGTCAAAAGAGGAAACGACAAGATGAATTAGTGAAGTCACAAAAGGGTGCTATGCAAAAATTTTTGACGCCTATTCCGCCTATTGTTGATGTGGAAAAACCACAAGAGCATGTTGAAGTAGAACGGGAACACGATGAAGTAGAACAAGAGCAAGATCGTGTGGAAGTAGAAGACGAAGAACATGTTGAAAAGCAACAAGAACAAGAACATGTTGAAGAGCAACAACAAGAAGAGCATGTTGATTATATATTTGATCCAAGAAGGTGGGAAGGACTAAATGCGGATGAGATTAAACTATTGGTCGCGAAAGGTCCTAAAAGAGATACTAGTATTGAATTTGGTCCATATGATAAATTTAATAGACGATTTTCATCCACTATTTATACAAGAACATTATCAAACTTGGAGAAGTGTGATAGAGAATGGCTAGTATATTCGAAAGAGCTAGATAAgatgttttgtttttgttgcaaAGTGTTTAGAAATGGGGCGCCAAAAGGTAGATTGGGAGGTGTAGGTTTTGATGATTGGCACCATGCTACCGGTAGAGTGAGAGAACATGAAGTTTCTTTAGATCATCTCATAAATATGAAAAAGTGGTTTGATTTGCGTAAAAGATTGAAATCGGACAACACAATTGATAAATTTCAATATGAGCAATTCAAGAAGGAAGCAGATTATTGGAAACAAGTCCTTTTTAGAATCATTGCGCTAATCAAATTTCTTGCTAAGCATAATTTAGCATTTCGTGGAAATAAAGAAAAGTTGTATGAAAAAG GTAATGGAAATTTCTTGGGTCTAGTTGAGATGTTGGAAGAGTTTGATCCGGTTATCAAAGAGCATGTTCGGCGGATCACTAGTGACGATATTCATGTGCATTATCTTGAACACAAGATCCAAAATGAGATAATACTTATGCTTGCTGATGAAATTAAAAAAGAACTTATTAAGAACATAAAAGAAGCAAAGTACTACTCAATCATACTGGATTGTACCCCCGATTCTAGTCACAAAGAACAGATGACTATAATAGTGAGGTATGTAAAGTTCTCATCTAATTCTGTTATTGTTGAGGAGTCATTTTTGGGGTTTTTAAATGCTAATGATACCACTGGGAAGGGACTATTTGATGTAACTTATGCGGAGTTACAAAATCTTGGTCTTGAAATTGATGACATGCGTGGCCAAGGATATGACAATGGGGCAAATATGAAAGGCTCACATCAAGGAGTCCAAACgagatttttaaaagaaaatccaAGAGCATTTTACACTCCTTGTGGTAGCCATTCACTTAACCTTACATTATGTGATATGGCTTATAGTTGTGTTAAAGGAAAGAGTTTTTTTGGACACATCCAACGGATTTATACTATTTTTGCAAATTCTATCAATCGTTGGCAAATTTTGAAAGATAATGTGAAAAACTGGAGTCTAAAGTCATTGTCTCAAACTCGTTGGGAAAGTCGTTTTGAGAGTGTTAAGGCAATCAAATTGCAACTTGATGATGTGCGGGAAGCTTTGCTTGAAGTTGGAGAGACAGATAGTGATGCTGCAATTGCAGAGGAAGCATTAGCTTTAGCAGAAAATCAACTTAGTGGATTTGATTTTTTGGTATCAATTGTTATTTGGTATGAAGTGTTAAACCGGGTGAATATTGTGAGCAAAAAATTACAAGCAAAGGATATGCATCTTGAAATTGCTATTCAAGAAATAAACAATTTGATTGAGTACTTTAAGGATTATAGAGAAACCGGTTTTCTTAAAGCGATTGAAGAAGCTACGGAGATTGCTAGTGATATGGAAATTGATCCCATATTTAAAGAAAAACGTAAGattaaaaggaaaaaaagaaaagaTGAGACTTCTAGTAGCGAAGAAGTTGCATTTACAGTAGAAGAAAATTTCAGAGTAAACTTTTTCTTATATATTGTAGATCAAGCTATTGCTTCTTTAGAGAAAAGATTTGAACAATTTAAATGGTACGAGGGTTTATTTGGTTTTTTGTTTCCACGTACGTTGAGGATTATTAAAGATGAAGATCTTAAGTCGTCTTGTCATCGTCTTGAAAATGCACTCAGGTTTAAAGAAAAATCGGATATTGATGGCGAGGCACTTTATACAGAGCTTAATTTATTTCGTGACTCACTAACCAATAAATTTAGCAGTCCTGTAGATGTTTTGGAGTATATGAAAGAAGACGGTTATTCCCCAGAAGCATGCATTGCATATAGAATATTGTTGACTATTCCAGTCACTGTGGCATCTGCAGAAAGAAGTTTTTCGAAGTTGAAGTTATTGAAATCTTACCTACGATCTTCAATGTCCCAATAA
- the LOC110910977 gene encoding DNA excision repair protein ERCC-1 encodes MENSNQNPNTNDPPSSFVIKIPSYEEVIQSQSQPPAQSLFKSSQTFTQAFKSIKNSEFYVPPPSSSSSQSQSRDSSTPAANQAGASSSSAQNRNAILVSNRQKGNPLLKHIRNVRWAFSDIVCDYMLGKNSCALYLSLRYHLLHPDYLYYRIRELGKNFKLRVVLCHVDVEDVVKPLLEVTRTALLHDCTLLCGWSLEECGRYLETIKVYENKPADLIQGQMDTDYLSRLSHALTSVRHVNKTDVVTLGSTFGSLSHIMDASMEDLARCPGIGERKVKRLYDTFHEPFKRTIPKHPSKAETSAQQFTPSEVKEDEKETSHSSKRNKKESDLTVKSALSAAFAKYKEKVGMEPNHQQEHQNQKQ; translated from the exons ATGGAAAAcagcaatcaaaaccctaacaccAATGATCCTCCTTCATCATTCGTGATCAAAATCCCCTCATACGAAGAAGTTATTCAGTCCCAATCACAACCACCTGCACAGTCTCTCTTCAAATCTTCTCAGACCTTCACTCAAGCCTTCAAATCCATCAAAAATTCCGAGTTTTACGTTCCGCCTCCCTCTTCCTCCTCTTCACAATCGCAGTCAAG GGATAGTTCTACACCTGCTGCGAATCAGGCAGGGGCATCATCATCTTCTGCGCAAAATCGGAATGCGATCCTTGTTAGTAATAGACAG AAGGGGAATCCTTTGCTCAAACATATAAGAAATGTGAGATGGGCTTTTTCAGATATTGTCTGTGACTACATGTTGGGGAAAAATTCATGCGCTCTTTATCTTAG CCTTAGGTATCATCTGCTTCACCCAGATTACTTATATTACCGAATAAGGGAATTGGGAAAAAACTTCAAGCTTCGTGTTGTTTTATGCCATGTTGATGTT GAAGATGTTGTGAAACCATTGTTGGAAGTCACAAGAACAGCTCTACTTCATGACTGCACACTTTTGTGTGGTTGGAG CTTGGAAGAATGTGGTCGGTATCTGGAGACGATAAAAGTTTATGAAAACAAGCCTGCAGACCTCATTCAAGGCCAAATGGATACAGATTATTTATCACGt CTCTCACATGCTCTAACATCAGTTCGGCATGTCAATAAGACAGATGTGGTTACTCTTGGTTCTACATTTGGG TCTCTTTCTCATATAATGGATGCCTCGATGGAGGACTTAGCACGTTGCCCCGGCATTGGAGAGCGTAAA GTAAAGCGTTTGTACGACACATTCCATGAACCATTCAAACGCACTATTCCTAAACACCCTTCAAAGGCTGAAACATCCGCACAACAATTCACTCCTAGTGAAGTAAAAGAAGACGAGAAGGAAACATCGCATTCAAGTAAGCGCAATAAAAAGGAATCGGATCTAACCGTTAAATCGGCTCTTTCAGCAGCTTTTGCAAAATACAAGGAAAAAGTCGGTATGGAACCTAATCATCAACAAGAACACCAAAACCAGAAACAATGA